The Chelatococcus sp. HY11 genome includes a window with the following:
- a CDS encoding glycosyltransferase family 1 protein yields MRVLVATDAWHPQINGVVRSLENVAREAPELGAEIVFLTPDMFRTWPMPSYPEIRLAITFASSVRRKMAAFKPDFVHIATEGPIGLAARRACLREGQSFTTSYHTRFPEYLAARLPVPTDWSYAALRRFHNAGAGIMVSTGTIERELAARGFGPLMRWSRGVDASLFRPRPDAPRPFAGPVFLYVGRVAVDKNIEAFLKLDLPGTKVVVGDGPARPALQATYPETRFLGSLTGKALAEVYSVADVFVFPSATDTFGIVLLEALASGLPVAALPVAGPIDVIGPSQCGVLDHDLGKAALAALEIPGARCRAYGLTFTWQASARQFLDNIRLAHGAATGGGDGAFAIAS; encoded by the coding sequence ATGCGCGTGCTCGTCGCCACGGATGCCTGGCACCCGCAAATCAACGGCGTCGTGCGCTCGTTGGAGAATGTGGCGCGGGAGGCGCCTGAACTCGGCGCGGAGATCGTGTTCCTCACGCCCGACATGTTTCGGACCTGGCCGATGCCGAGCTATCCGGAGATCAGGCTGGCGATCACCTTTGCCTCTTCGGTCAGGCGCAAGATGGCCGCGTTCAAGCCTGACTTCGTGCATATCGCGACAGAGGGGCCAATCGGGCTCGCCGCGCGACGCGCCTGTCTGAGAGAAGGCCAGTCCTTCACGACGAGCTATCACACACGCTTCCCCGAATATCTCGCGGCGCGCCTGCCGGTGCCGACGGATTGGAGCTATGCCGCGCTCCGGCGTTTTCACAACGCCGGCGCCGGCATCATGGTCAGCACGGGTACGATCGAGCGGGAACTCGCCGCCAGGGGCTTTGGCCCGCTGATGCGTTGGTCGCGTGGTGTCGACGCATCGCTGTTCCGGCCCCGTCCCGATGCTCCACGGCCTTTCGCGGGGCCGGTCTTCTTGTATGTCGGCCGCGTTGCCGTCGACAAGAACATCGAGGCCTTTCTGAAGCTCGACCTGCCAGGAACAAAGGTGGTGGTCGGGGATGGCCCGGCCCGGCCCGCCTTGCAGGCGACCTATCCTGAAACACGCTTCCTCGGAAGCCTCACGGGCAAGGCGCTCGCGGAGGTCTATTCGGTCGCGGATGTCTTCGTGTTCCCCAGCGCGACGGATACCTTCGGCATCGTGCTTCTGGAGGCGCTGGCGAGCGGACTGCCGGTGGCGGCCCTTCCGGTCGCGGGGCCGATCGATGTCATCGGCCCATCGCAATGCGGCGTGCTGGACCATGATCTCGGAAAGGCTGCCCTCGCGGCGCTGGAGATCCCCGGCGCGCGCTGCCGGGCCTATGGTCTCACCTTCACCTGGCAGGCCAGCGCGCGCCAATTCCTTGACAACATCCGCCTGGCGCATGGCGCCGCAACAGGCGGCGGTGACGGGGCCTTCGCCATCGCGTCCTGA